A portion of the Bacillus thuringiensis genome contains these proteins:
- a CDS encoding DUF916 and DUF3324 domain-containing protein: MVKKLFTSLLLITFFMVNAFSVYAAEMKFAVTAVIPENQIDKNQTYFDLKMQPGQKQTIQVQMKNDTNKEVVVESFANAAITNSNGITDYSTVEPKTDSTLKYPFSKIAKMPKETKVPVNSIVTVDINLEMPSESFDGVILGGLYFKEKEDENAKKKDEGVQIENKYAYAIGVVLKETDAEVKPDMKLNEVKPTQVNGRNVVTANLQNVKPAMLKNLSVDAKVYKEKGTDVLFEAKKENLRMAPNSNFDYAISWENKAFDPGTYRVEVKATDGDQKWEWTKKFTIEGKTADKLNDTAVEAKKDYTLYYIISGVLLVIILLVLVFFLGRRSKKEDDKEK; the protein is encoded by the coding sequence ATGGTAAAAAAACTATTTACTAGCTTACTATTAATTACATTCTTCATGGTAAACGCTTTTTCAGTATATGCAGCTGAAATGAAATTCGCTGTGACAGCAGTTATACCAGAAAATCAAATTGATAAAAATCAAACGTATTTTGATTTGAAAATGCAACCTGGACAAAAGCAAACAATTCAAGTCCAAATGAAAAATGATACGAATAAAGAAGTTGTGGTAGAATCGTTTGCTAATGCAGCAATTACGAATAGTAATGGTATTACAGATTATAGTACAGTAGAACCAAAAACGGATTCTACTTTGAAATATCCGTTTTCTAAAATTGCTAAAATGCCAAAAGAAACGAAAGTACCGGTTAACAGCATAGTGACAGTTGATATAAACTTGGAAATGCCAAGTGAGTCGTTTGATGGTGTTATTTTAGGTGGTTTATACTTTAAAGAAAAAGAAGATGAGAATGCAAAGAAAAAAGATGAAGGTGTGCAAATTGAAAATAAATATGCATACGCAATTGGTGTTGTTTTAAAAGAGACAGATGCTGAAGTAAAACCAGACATGAAATTAAACGAAGTAAAGCCAACACAAGTTAACGGGCGTAACGTTGTTACTGCAAATTTACAAAACGTAAAGCCAGCAATGTTAAAAAATTTAAGTGTTGATGCAAAGGTATATAAAGAAAAAGGTACAGATGTTTTATTTGAAGCGAAAAAAGAAAATTTAAGAATGGCGCCAAACTCAAACTTTGATTACGCTATTAGCTGGGAAAACAAAGCGTTTGATCCAGGAACGTACCGAGTAGAAGTGAAAGCTACTGATGGCGATCAAAAGTGGGAATGGACGAAGAAATTTACAATTGAAGGAAAGACAGCCGATAAGTTAAATGATACAGCGGTAGAAGCGAAAAAAGACTACACGCTATATTACATTATCAGCGGAGTACTACTGGTAATTATATTATTAGTTCTTGTGTTCTTCTTAGGTAGACGCTCTAAAAAAGAAGACGATAAAGAAAAATAA
- a CDS encoding DMT family transporter: MRRWGIELLILSVVIIWGINYTIAKYGLLEFTAIEFTALRMMAAAPLLLLLTFFIEKSVYMERKDIPRLIIVSVVGIVLYQTLFMETVKYTSATNASLLISISPIFTTVFAIFLKQENFSSRKLIGSMIAFVGAALVLVAGRSLTSSFYGNGIGLITSICWGLYPVLAGPLIKKYSALRVTTWSALVGAIPLLLLSGPHVFVMPFQITHGMTLFALLYSIFFVTVFGLVMWYVGVQKIGASHTMVYMYITPLVAVLFAAVWANEYVSFQQIIGGIIIFVGLWFVKSEKVKVHSIAGEPISK, translated from the coding sequence ATGAGAAGATGGGGAATTGAGTTATTAATTTTAAGTGTTGTTATTATTTGGGGGATTAACTATACGATTGCGAAGTATGGACTTTTAGAATTTACAGCAATTGAGTTTACTGCACTTCGTATGATGGCGGCGGCACCGCTTCTGTTACTCCTTACCTTTTTTATTGAAAAGTCGGTTTATATGGAGCGAAAGGATATACCTAGATTAATCATCGTTAGCGTTGTAGGTATTGTACTGTATCAAACGTTATTTATGGAAACTGTCAAATATACATCCGCTACAAATGCCTCTTTACTCATTTCTATATCACCTATTTTTACAACTGTATTTGCGATTTTTCTGAAACAAGAAAATTTTTCTTCTCGAAAGTTAATCGGTTCTATGATTGCTTTTGTTGGTGCAGCATTAGTTTTAGTAGCAGGACGTTCACTTACTAGTTCTTTTTATGGCAATGGAATTGGACTTATTACATCAATATGCTGGGGGCTTTATCCTGTTTTAGCAGGACCATTAATTAAAAAATATTCAGCATTACGTGTTACTACATGGTCTGCATTAGTGGGTGCGATTCCGCTATTATTGTTAAGTGGTCCGCATGTGTTTGTCATGCCATTTCAAATTACTCACGGAATGACACTATTTGCTTTACTATATTCTATTTTCTTTGTCACAGTATTCGGCTTAGTGATGTGGTATGTTGGTGTTCAAAAAATTGGGGCGTCACATACGATGGTATATATGTATATAACGCCGCTTGTAGCTGTTTTATTTGCAGCTGTCTGGGCAAATGAATATGTATCGTTTCAACAGATCATCGGTGGAATTATCATTTTTGTCGGTCTATGGTTTGTGAAATCGGAGAAAGTAAAAGTTCATTCTATTGCAGGGGAACCTATATCAAAATAG
- a CDS encoding ATP synthase subunit I: MISMSLRSFKIQSYYILGILLLGWMLTPFSAHFLGAGIGLIVSMYCVWLLGRRIEKLGDSIVKKTKAPTLGMFNRFAAAILGAIIMYEIEHHMVMWAFAVGIMGGYFLIVVNLGYYSMKDEKELTKS, translated from the coding sequence ATGATTAGTATGTCACTAAGATCATTTAAAATCCAATCGTATTATATACTAGGTATTTTGTTACTAGGTTGGATGTTAACACCGTTTTCAGCACACTTTTTAGGCGCTGGAATTGGGCTTATTGTAAGTATGTATTGCGTTTGGCTTTTAGGGAGAAGAATTGAGAAGCTTGGAGATAGTATTGTAAAGAAGACGAAAGCACCGACACTCGGTATGTTTAACCGTTTTGCAGCTGCCATTTTGGGTGCTATTATTATGTACGAAATTGAGCACCACATGGTTATGTGGGCATTTGCAGTAGGGATTATGGGTGGTTATTTCTTAATCGTTGTGAATTTAGGATACTATAGCATGAAAGATGAGAAAGAACTAACGAAGAGTTAA
- a CDS encoding iron-sulfur cluster biosynthesis family protein, producing MYVTVTEAAYKKIMDTIPSEAKYIKLFYDNEGCGCVMSGIIDLVAVAEKDERDVDIESSTMNFIADRTKLVFMDDKLTVDWHEGGGTFQLKSPSQFYNPNMKLHVRV from the coding sequence ATGTACGTTACTGTAACAGAAGCAGCATATAAAAAGATTATGGATACGATTCCGAGTGAAGCGAAATATATAAAGTTATTTTACGATAATGAGGGTTGCGGTTGTGTTATGAGCGGAATCATCGATTTAGTAGCTGTAGCAGAAAAAGATGAGCGCGATGTGGATATTGAATCAAGCACAATGAATTTTATCGCTGATCGTACAAAGCTTGTATTTATGGATGATAAGTTAACGGTTGATTGGCATGAAGGTGGAGGAACTTTTCAGTTGAAGAGCCCAAGCCAGTTTTATAATCCAAATATGAAGTTACACGTTCGAGTATAG
- a CDS encoding Nif3-like dinuclear metal center hexameric protein has protein sequence MPALKKIEQSLDHLFQIEKYGKDSAFSRFIPAVYDPIKFPWQQFFEANFVDLFNGLMMHGSENVNKVFLAVFPTDDVLETFISQSTPGDLLFMHHPLVMECGDPIGRSGRGFIPIPEKYLQGIKEKQLSIYTCHVPMDFHQTHGTSISIAKALNATVVDNFAYGGPEQEPVGLICEIDETSTEALQKHLKKLFQIPYTDFEGKRHDSIKKIAIIAGCGDVVSLMKEAEEKGAEAYITGEIHCHIDNDYGRHKYSLIMDYVKETNMSLIGVSHSASEYLVKETLMYDWFKENFDVDVILLPQEKWWL, from the coding sequence ATGCCAGCCTTAAAAAAAATAGAGCAATCACTCGATCACTTATTTCAAATTGAAAAATACGGAAAAGATAGCGCCTTTAGTCGATTTATCCCAGCCGTATATGATCCTATCAAATTTCCTTGGCAACAATTTTTCGAAGCAAATTTTGTAGATTTATTTAACGGCCTTATGATGCACGGATCTGAAAATGTAAACAAAGTATTTTTAGCTGTATTCCCTACAGATGACGTTCTTGAAACATTCATTTCACAATCCACACCCGGTGATTTACTCTTTATGCACCATCCCCTTGTAATGGAGTGCGGTGATCCAATTGGAAGATCAGGCCGCGGTTTCATACCAATTCCTGAAAAATATTTGCAAGGAATAAAAGAAAAACAACTTTCTATATATACATGTCACGTACCAATGGATTTTCATCAAACTCATGGAACGAGTATTTCAATTGCAAAAGCATTAAATGCTACTGTAGTGGACAACTTTGCATATGGAGGTCCAGAACAAGAACCAGTTGGCCTTATTTGTGAAATAGATGAAACATCGACAGAAGCACTCCAAAAACATCTAAAAAAACTCTTCCAGATTCCTTACACAGACTTCGAAGGTAAACGACATGATTCCATTAAAAAAATCGCAATTATCGCTGGATGTGGCGATGTTGTATCTTTAATGAAGGAAGCAGAAGAAAAAGGTGCTGAAGCATATATTACAGGAGAAATCCATTGCCATATCGACAATGATTACGGCCGACATAAATATTCTCTCATTATGGATTATGTAAAAGAAACGAATATGTCTCTAATTGGGGTGTCACACTCTGCCTCTGAATATTTAGTGAAAGAGACATTGATGTATGATTGGTTTAAAGAGAATTTTGATGTGGATGTTATTTTGCTTCCGCAGGAGAAATGGTGGCTCTAA
- the pckA gene encoding phosphoenolpyruvate carboxykinase (ATP) yields the protein MSTVNVQIGLHELLNGSNAQIQLSVPQLVEKVLMRNEGKLTSTGAVSASTGKYTGRSPKDKFIVKEASVADKIAWGAVNQPISEEHFNKLYTKVLEYLKEKEELFVFKGFAGADRNYRLPIQVINEYAWHNLFVHQLFIRPTEEELTTHESGFTIVSAPNFKADPAVDGTNSEAFIMVSFEKRIVLIGGTEYAGEMKKSIFSIMNFLLPEQDILSMHCSANVGEEGDVALFFGLSGTGKTTLSADPNRKLIGDDEHGWSDNGVFNIEGGCYAKCVNLSHEKEPQIFDAIKFGSVLENVIINEQTRIADYNDTTLTENTRAAYPMHAIDNIVLPSVAGHPNTIIFLTADASGVLPPISKLSKEQAMYHFLSGYTSKLAGTERGVTSPQATFSTCFGSPFLPLDASRYAEMLGEKIEKHDAKVFLVNTGWTGGEYGVGKRMNLGYTRAMIQAALSGELAKTETAKHDIFGLEVPLHVPGVPDEVLMPEQTWADKAAYKAKAIELANEFKENFKKFESVSEDIINLGGPIA from the coding sequence ATGAGTACTGTGAATGTCCAAATTGGTTTACACGAATTATTGAACGGAAGCAATGCACAGATTCAACTAAGTGTTCCGCAATTAGTGGAAAAAGTATTAATGCGAAATGAAGGGAAATTAACTTCTACTGGTGCCGTTTCTGCTTCAACAGGAAAATATACAGGACGTTCTCCTAAAGATAAATTTATTGTGAAAGAAGCATCGGTTGCTGACAAAATTGCTTGGGGAGCTGTGAACCAACCGATTTCTGAAGAACATTTTAATAAATTATATACTAAAGTTTTAGAATACTTAAAAGAAAAAGAAGAGTTATTCGTCTTCAAAGGATTTGCAGGCGCTGACCGCAATTACCGCCTACCAATTCAAGTTATTAATGAATATGCATGGCACAATTTATTTGTACATCAATTATTCATTCGTCCAACTGAAGAAGAATTAACAACTCATGAGTCAGGGTTCACAATTGTTTCTGCACCGAACTTCAAAGCTGATCCAGCTGTTGACGGTACAAACTCTGAAGCATTCATTATGGTTTCATTCGAAAAACGTATTGTACTAATTGGTGGTACAGAATACGCTGGAGAAATGAAAAAATCAATCTTCTCTATTATGAACTTCTTACTACCTGAACAAGATATTCTTTCTATGCATTGCTCTGCAAACGTAGGTGAAGAAGGTGACGTAGCACTATTCTTCGGTTTATCTGGAACAGGTAAAACAACTTTATCTGCTGATCCGAACCGTAAATTAATCGGTGATGATGAACACGGTTGGTCTGATAACGGTGTATTCAATATTGAAGGCGGTTGCTATGCAAAATGTGTAAACCTTTCTCACGAGAAAGAACCACAAATTTTCGATGCAATCAAATTTGGATCTGTTTTAGAAAACGTTATCATTAATGAACAAACGCGTATCGCGGACTACAACGATACTACTTTAACAGAAAATACTCGTGCTGCATACCCTATGCATGCGATCGACAATATCGTACTGCCAAGTGTTGCTGGACACCCAAATACAATTATTTTCTTAACTGCTGATGCATCTGGCGTATTGCCTCCAATCAGTAAGTTATCAAAAGAGCAAGCTATGTATCATTTCTTAAGTGGTTACACTAGTAAACTAGCAGGAACAGAGCGCGGCGTTACATCTCCGCAAGCTACATTCTCAACTTGCTTCGGTTCACCATTCTTACCACTTGATGCATCTCGCTACGCTGAAATGCTTGGTGAAAAAATCGAGAAACACGATGCGAAAGTATTCCTAGTAAACACTGGCTGGACTGGCGGCGAATATGGCGTTGGTAAACGTATGAACTTAGGTTATACTCGTGCAATGATTCAAGCAGCATTAAGCGGCGAACTTGCAAAAACTGAAACAGCTAAACATGACATCTTCGGTCTTGAAGTTCCACTTCACGTACCAGGTGTACCTGACGAAGTGTTAATGCCTGAACAAACTTGGGCTGATAAAGCTGCTTACAAAGCAAAAGCAATCGAGCTTGCAAATGAATTCAAAGAGAACTTCAAAAAGTTCGAAAGCGTTTCTGAAGATATTATTAACTTAGGCGGCCCAATCGCTTAA